The Enterobacter huaxiensis sequence TTAATTCTGCGTATCAAGGGTAGCCAGTTCTTTATCGATAAAGTACAGGCCTTCACCTGATTTACCGACCAGCGATAATTTATCCAGCACGGATTTAAACAGCTTCTCTTCTTCGTGTTGCTCAGCAACATACCACTGCAGGAAATTAAAGGTTGGATAATCCTGACCAACCATGGCCGCATGCACCAGTTCGTTAATTTTCTGGGTAATAAGCTGTTCGTGCTCGTACGTTGCACGGAACAGTTCATCAAGCGAACCGTACTCGGCGACCGGAGACGCAACGGTATCGATGCGCGGCAGGCTGCCGGTATCCGTCAGATAATCAAACAGACGCTGCATGTGGGTCATCTCTTCCTGA is a genomic window containing:
- the ftnA gene encoding non-heme ferritin; the protein is MLKTEMIDKLNAQMNLELFSSLLYQQMSAWCSYHSFEGAAAFLRRHAQEEMTHMQRLFDYLTDTGSLPRIDTVASPVAEYGSLDELFRATYEHEQLITQKINELVHAAMVGQDYPTFNFLQWYVAEQHEEEKLFKSVLDKLSLVGKSGEGLYFIDKELATLDTQN